The following are encoded in a window of Sminthopsis crassicaudata isolate SCR6 chromosome 5, ASM4859323v1, whole genome shotgun sequence genomic DNA:
- the LOC141542687 gene encoding anionic trypsin-like produces MLIKLKTPTVLNSRVSTISLPKSCAPAGTECLISGWGNMASFVVINYPDVLWCLNAPLLSDAQCTSSYSGQITENMVCARFLEGGKDSCKVRCPMVYNGELQGIVSWGIGCAQKNKPGIYKRICNYMD; encoded by the exons ATGCTGATCAAGCTGAAAACCCCAACTGTCCTCAACTCTCGTGTGTCTACCATTTCTCTGCCCAAATCCTGTGCACCTGCAGGCACTGAGTGTCTCATCTCTGGCTGGGGCAACATGGCAAGTTTTGTGGTGA TTAACTATCCGGATGTTTTATGGTGTTTGAATGCTCCCCTTCTATCCGATGCTCAATGCACATCTTCCTATTCTGGTCAGATCACAGAAAACATGGTCTGTGCTAGATTCCTAGAGGGTGGCAAGGATTCCTGCAAGGTAAG ATGCCCCATGGTGTATAATGGAGAACTCCAGGGTATTGTCTCCTGGGGAATTGGCTGTGCCCAAAAGAATAAGCCTGGTATCTATAAAAGAATCTGCAACTATATGGATTAG